A window of Desulfobulbus oralis genomic DNA:
CAGTGGAGATGAGTATGTTTTTTGTGGTCACAGAAAGCCCCCTATCATGAGTGAATGAAGTAGCGTAAGCCGCGCCGCAACATTACAGCACGCCCTTTGAGGAAAGCTGACCCTTGAGCCCGGCAAGCGGCGTGACCGCGGCTCTCAGCGCCCGGCCCAGCGCCTTGAAAACGGCTTCCACGATGTGGTGGCTGTTTTCGCCGTGGAGCAGCTCCACGTGCAGGGTGCAACCTGCATGTAGGGCAAAGGCACGCAGAAATTCCTTGATCAGGCATGCGTCAAAGTCGCCGATTTTTTCCTGCGGCAGCTCCACATCGTAGTGCAGAAAGGGCCGGTTGGAGAGATCCAGGCAAACGCGCGCCAGCGTTTCGTCCATGGGCACATAGGCATGGCCATAGCGGGCTATACCGGCCTTGTCGCCCAGAGCCTGGGCAAAGGCCTGTCCCAGGCAGATCCCCATATCTTCCACCGTGTGATGGCCGTCAACCTGGAGATCGCCCTGCGCCTGCAGACTGAGGTCGAAAAAACCATGCACTGCCAGCAGGCTGAGCATGTGCTCCATGAAGCCCAGCCCGCAGGCCACGTCGGCCCGCCCACTGCCGTCAAGGAGCAGGTCGAGATGGATTCTGGTTTCCAGGGTGTGCCGCTCGATGCTGGCCTTTCGTCCCTTTGATTGCGCCATGGATAAGGTCCGGGGAAGTTCAGCGTTCTTCCACAAAGATGCTGCGGAGTTTGTAAAAATAATCCAGGCCGGACCAGACAGTCAGCACGAGGGCGACATACATGATGCAGCGGCCGATGGAGTAGATGGGCAGGAACGAGAGCAGGTGTTCGGGAAAGATGAGGAAGCCCAGGCCAATGTACTGCGAGGTGGACTTCAGCTTGCCCAGAAAACTGGCTGCCACCACCGTGCCCGTGGATGCGGCCACGCCACGCAGGCCCGTGATGACAAATTCGCGCACAATGATCACCAGCACCAGCCAGGCCGGAATACGGCCCAGGGGGATGAGCATCAGCATTGCCGTGGCAACCAGCACCTTGTCGGCCAGGGGATCCATCAGTTTGCCCAGAATCGTGACGCTTTCCCAGCGCCGTGCCAGGTAACCGTCCACCCAGTCGGAGCATGCGGCCAGAATGAAAACCAGAAGGGCCAGCAGGGCCGTGCCGGTGGTCTGCGGCCTCATCAGGAGAAACATCAGCACCGCGGTGAGCAGAAAGCGGCCGCCAGTGATGAGGTTGGGGATGGTCAAAACTTTCCTATGCGTTTTCACTGTACGGTCACCAGTTGTTTTACCTTGATGGAACTCGTCTTGTCGGGTGTGGCGCTTTTCTGCGCA
This region includes:
- the hisB gene encoding imidazoleglycerol-phosphate dehydratase HisB, coding for MAQSKGRKASIERHTLETRIHLDLLLDGSGRADVACGLGFMEHMLSLLAVHGFFDLSLQAQGDLQVDGHHTVEDMGICLGQAFAQALGDKAGIARYGHAYVPMDETLARVCLDLSNRPFLHYDVELPQEKIGDFDACLIKEFLRAFALHAGCTLHVELLHGENSHHIVEAVFKALGRALRAAVTPLAGLKGQLSSKGVL
- the pgsA gene encoding CDP-diacylglycerol--glycerol-3-phosphate 3-phosphatidyltransferase; this translates as MKTHRKVLTIPNLITGGRFLLTAVLMFLLMRPQTTGTALLALLVFILAACSDWVDGYLARRWESVTILGKLMDPLADKVLVATAMLMLIPLGRIPAWLVLVIIVREFVITGLRGVAASTGTVVAASFLGKLKSTSQYIGLGFLIFPEHLLSFLPIYSIGRCIMYVALVLTVWSGLDYFYKLRSIFVEER